The following DNA comes from Papaver somniferum cultivar HN1 unplaced genomic scaffold, ASM357369v1 unplaced-scaffold_128, whole genome shotgun sequence.
TGCTCATTCTATATTGGCTCCAAGTACTCTCTTTGTAAAGGTATGCTCCAATTTAAATCATATTTATGATTTATCTATCCCTCTAACACAGGCTGCGTAACAAGTTCCTTAGCAACTATATGTGGTCCAGTGTGGCAAACCGTTCTCCTCTCTCTTGGCATAtaggttttaatttgattttgggaGCAAAGGCTTTATTTACATTCCAATCAAATGTTCAGATATTTGGTTCCATTTTTGGAGTTGCTGGTGGATTTGTTTTGGGTAAGGAAGGACCTATGGTACACACAGGGGCTTGCATAGCCAATTTACTTGGCCAAGGTGGGTCCCGGAAGTATCATTTGACTTGGACATGGCTCAGATATTTCAAAAATGATCGAGATCGACGGGACTTGAtcacttgtggtgctgctgctggaGTTGCAGCTGCCTTTCGTGCCCCAGTTGGTGGTGTTCTATTTGCTCTAGAAGAAGCAGCTTCATGGTAAGCTCTTTTTCTATATATTTGTCTAGTTATTGTCAGATGCCTCTCAATTAAGTCGTCTGAACTGTTTTTCTTTTGTGTAATTATGTCAGGTGGAGGGGTGCTCTTCTCTGGAGAACATTTTTCACAACAGCAGTTGTTGCTGTGGTTCTTCGAGGTTTCATATTATTTTGCAGGAATGGAAATTGTGGGCTGTTTGGAGAAGGAGGGCTGATAATGTTTGATGTTAGTTCATCTATAACATCATATAGTACCGCTGATCTTCTAGTGGTGTTACTCCTTGGCGTGGTCGGAGGGCTTTTCGGGAGTTTATACAACTATCTTGTGGACAAAGTCCTTCGCACTTACAGCATAATCAACGAGTATGTAACATAAACCCCTCTGATTATAATTTTGCTGGCAGGATACTAATAAATATGTATTATAGTAACTTTTTAGAACTGTGATTAAATTTATCACTGAATCAAGTTTACAAGATACTcctatttatatatgtatttgatAAATTTGCAGGAAGGGTCCCCATTACAAAGTCCTTCTTGTCATCATTATATCCCTTCTGACTTCATGTTGTTCGTATGGCCTTCCATGGTTTGGAAGTTGCACCCCTTGCCCTGATGGCCTTAAAGAGCAGTGCCCAACTATAGGTCGTTCGGGTAACTACAAGAATTTCCAATGCCCACCAGGCCACTACAACGATCTTGCCTCACTGTTCCTCAATACTAATGACGATGCTATCCGTAATCTATTCAGTTCAGGAACCGAGAACGAATTTTATCTTTCCAGCTTATTCGTGTTCTTTTTCGcaatatatgggcttggcatcATAACTTACGGCATTGCCATCCCTTCTGGGCTCTTTATCCCTGTTATTCTTGCTGGATCCTCCTATGGTCGCCTTATTGGAACCCTACTTGGTTCCATTTGTGACCTTGATCCAGGTCTTTTTGCTCTCCTCGGAGCTGCTTCTTTCCTTGGCGGGACCATGAGAATGACGGTCTCTATCTGCGTGATTCTTTTGGAGCTCACAAATGATCTTCTAATGCTTCCTTTAGTTATGCTGGTTCTTCTTATTTCCAAAACAGTTGCCGACAGCTTCAACAAGGGTGTTTATGACCAAATACTAGTTTTGAAGGGTTTGCCCTTCATGGAATCTCACTTGGAGCCTTACATGAAGCACTTAGTCGCAAGAGACGTTGTGTCCGGTCCACTGATGACGTTCTCGAGCGTGGAGAAGGTTGGGAACATAATGCATGTTTTAAGAATGACAAGGCATAATGGGTTCCCCGTCATCGATGAACCACCTTTTGTTGAGGCACCAGAATTGTGCGGGCTTGTATTGAGGTCTCATTTGGTCGTGTTGCTCAATGGGAAAAAGTTTACAAAAGAGAGAATCTTGTGTAGGGAGGGGATATTACGGAAGTTTGATGCATTTGATTTTGCAAAAGCAGGGTCGGGTAAAGGGTTGAAGGTGGAGGACTTGGATATTAGCCCCGAGGAGATGGATATGTATGTGGATCTCCACCCAATCACTAATTCATCCCCATATACTGTTGTGGAGACAATGTCGTTGGCCAAAGCAGCAGTTCTATTTCGACAACTTGGCCTCAGACACTTGTGCGTCGTGCCAAAGACTCCAGGGGTAAGAaaatccttttcttttttcactTTGTTTTCAGCACGCATGACGCATTAGAAAAACCTTTTATGCTTAGACAACTCCTTATCTCTCATAATTTTGACTAAATATTCCCTGGTGTTGTTTCATAAAATGCACAAACAATCGCATTGGCTAACATCAAGAATTGAAGTGAAGTTGTGTTCTTTCCACATTCGCTAATCTCAAATTCTGGTGCATGGCATCTTCACTTCAGTTTTCGCCAAATTTCTGCTATGTTAGTATTTGTTCCAGACCCCTTAAAAATCAAGATCACCTGATATTTCACCAATCTGGCAGAGTTTTTTCCAGTTTCTTTCATATTGCAATTTATATTCAAACATCATTTACATTTTTGCTGGCATGAAACTAATTGGATTTCATCTTAATTCATTGCAGAGGCCTCCAATCAGCGGACTCTTAACGAGACATGACTTTATGCCAGAGCACATAATGGATTTATATCCTCATTTCAATCCCCGCAGAAAGTTGTCTAATCGAAGTTAGGCAAGAGATGTGATGCtgaattcttttcttctttataaaaATATACATGGTATTATTTATGGGTACCATTCTTGATTGTAATTGCTATTTATAGTGTCTGCCATTGAGTGcggcaaaaataagaaaaaaaaaaagaaaaaaaaagtaaggaaaaatcaaaatgcaaaacagaacTCTATGATGTGTTAGAAGATTAAAATGAGAACTTTAGCTCTTTCATTATTCTTGATTATTGTTATTTCACTTATTGGTCGTTGAACAATTTGGAATTGTTATTCGATATACTTACGGTAGTTTATCTCGGAGCGAATTGGCACAGGTGAGAAATCAGATATCATACAGCAGTACAGCAGAGAATGATACTAACTATATCACTTCTGTGTACACGTACCCTTCTTCTGCCTGGGTTCAGTTCAACTTGGAATAAAGCTGCTTATATTCGCTTTGTTTTCTGATATACGTACGTTGGTCGTTCTATGCACCCTGCAGGAGAAGTATAAAAAGGTATCGACAAACACCATTCATTTTACAGAAAATAGAATTGTGGTTCATGGGTTTATACTCTAAATGGAGTGAGTTATGATGCCACTTCCAACTTTTATGGTGGAGATACTATAGAAAAGGAGACAAAGGAAGGCACGCTTGGTGGcaaggctgctaatgggggtACCAATTTCcttgggggtgtaccaacccCAAGGCAAATGATGTTTGTCTTATTAGCATTTGGTACACCCCAAACAAAACCAGTCCCCCTATTAACAATCTTAGCTTGGTGGTGACAATATTACAGTGGAAAAATACCATATGTTCCCTCTCTTAAATACACTCAATGATGTCTTTATTGTTTTACTAAGGCATTGGTTATTGTCACGTATATCTCTTCCAAAATACTCCATCGATCAAAGATGCATAAATATTGCTTGTTTCCCACGGGTTTGGGAAGAATTATATACTATATAGCATTTGTTAATCTTGTATCCCCGCATACAAGATAAGCATTAATGAGTTGTgcattttttctatttatttttcaacCTTTTCCTTAGAAATATAACACGACAATAGAAAATTAGTTACTGTTATTTACACATCAACATTTACATATATGCCCTTTAAATACGAGATTTGTTTTCATATATTTTATTGGGCTCGCATAGAAAATTGTTTAAAACTTTTAAGTTTTAAACGAAGCTTCCAAGGTTACAATACTATTCACTTTTGTCATTCGTAGATCTCACAGGAATCTCAGAAACCCGAACTGCAAACACACACATTAAGTTTTCTATTACTCTACCCGCAAGGCGATTTTTTTCTACACGATATTAAaagcacaaaattggtcaaaaagaccaaaaatgaaaaatcctgggtgaaatagattcttaGCTTTTGATATTGTTCATATAGTCAAAAGTCAGAaatatactgtttatatagccaatttggatatttcacccaggaaaattaaaacaaaaaaaatatgtgTTACCTAAAATACCCCCGAACTTTTAaaactcttcttttcaaagagaaATTCTTTCTCTTTTCATAACTCCTCGTCCCTGAGCTCCTGAGAATTCCTCACATGCAGAATTCGATCGAAAATTCAGAGCTCGTGTATTCTTTTTTTCATATCTGGTTGATCAATCATGGTGATTAACGATTCTTGAATCGAAGATTAGATTACTCTACTTTCAAGTCATCTAATATCATCAACAACCAGTAACACAAATCAGTAAGTTTCAAGTTTCAATTAATCCAATTTTGATTTCGTTTTTGTCTAATTCTTTGTAATGCATATCTGGATATGTCGATTTTGAAGTTTCTTTATCAATTATTATGGGATTTTTGACTATCTTTtggttttagttgttgattttgattatCTAGGGTTCTACTAATAACCAACTATCTTTTGGTTTTAGTTGGTGCATGTAAACGTGATTATTTGTTTATATCCAATCGATTGATTGTTTAAACCTGCTGAAACAATATACACAGAttcaaaccaaattgattaaagtgaTAACGGAAAATGGGCTAGATGATGGATGAAACTAGATGTTAACTGAGATATGAAACTAGATGATGGATGAACTGAGAGATAAGCTCCCATTGAAGAATCTGATTACGAGAAAATCAATCAGAGACTTCCAGAATTCGAAAGGACAATACAAGCTTGTGGTAATTCCTTGTTTTCTAATGTTGTTCGTAGTCTATTAAACGTATTCCATATGTCTCATATTTATCTCATTTTCAGCTGTAGAAGGCGAAGTCGAATGCCTCAGAGCTTACTCCACGTGCAATTCGATATTCAATAGTATCCTCAACATTGCTGGAGATATCAATGTAAGGAAAGCCTTTTGGTTTGATTATTGCGCTTATGCTTTCGTTTGTTGTTCGACTGAATTTGAACTTGATGAATGTTTTTATTGGTCTTCAGTACTATGACATAAGGAAGCAATGTGAAGGGAGCCTCTGTTATGATTTTTCCAACTTGGAGAAATTTCTGAATCTGAAATCTGTCAGGCAAGCTCTTGGAGTTGGCAACATTGAATTCATCTCATGCAGCCCTACTGTGTACTCCGAAATGCAAGCTGACTGGATGAAGAATCTAGAAGTTGGTATCCCATCTCTTCTTAATGATGGCATCCAGTTACTAGCTTATGCCGGGGAGTATGACTTGATATGCAACTGGCTTGGTAAGTGCCCTATTGTGCTGAACTCAGAATTCCACTTTTTGTGACTTTTAATTGGAAAAATATCACATTTGAAACAATATACACAGATTCAGTCAGTTTaatatgattttttctttttgtgtttgttttgtttcGTATCAGGTGAAACTATTGAGAATTGGCATTGGTTTTTGGAAAAGCTAAGAACTATCTTGGGTCCTCGTATACTAACTATTATTTCGGATCGCCATGAGGGTTTGATCCAAGGGATTCATGATGTTTTTCCAACTTTCCTTCATTGTTGGTGTTACCAGCATTTGAAGAATAATGTCCGCGGTAAGACCAACAAGAAAAAGGGAGAGCATGGTGCTGCGATGGATTTGTTCAAACAATGTTTCTATTCATCAACGCATGAAGGCTTTCATCAAGGTATGCAAAAGTTGAAGGATATGGGATGTGATGGTCTTCACAAATTCTTGAGTGACCTTCCAGTGGAATGTTGGTCCAATGCACATTGTCTTGGCTATCGTTATGGCGACATGTGTTCAAACACTGCAGAGGTATGCCTATTGCAAAAGGTATGCCTATTGCAATAGGCATACCTTGCATTCAACTCTTGGATTAAGGaagcaaaagttatgcctattgcAACACTTTCTAACTGGATTAGACTTAAAATTATGGATCAGATGAGTAAAAGGAAGTTGAAGGGGGAGAAGTATAAAGGATTCACTGTCCCAGGCTAGAGAAAAAAGTAATGGCTTTCATTCGTGTTGGTGTCCAATGGAGAATAACTAAGTCTGGTGACATGGAGTGGGAAGTTTTTGATGGAAAGCACACGCATGTTGTTAATATTGTGAAGTTTCAGTGCATCTGTAGGGTTTGGTTTACTGAGCAGTTCCCTTGTGATCACGCTATTGCATGTATGCATTCAAATAAGATCAATGTTTACGAGTACATTAATCCGTATTTCAGCATTGCTAGATTTCGTGCTTCGTATGATCGTCCTATAAAGCCCATTCCCGATTACGACAAGCCTATTGATGTTGCTGCTGGAAATCTCGTGAATCCACCAACTGTCCtaggaaaaaaacatggtaggCCGAAGAAGAAGCGGATTCCTAACGCTGGTAGCGCATGCGCATTCAAGAGACTCATTACATGCGGTAACTGCCATACTCGGGCTCATCATAACAACACGACATGTCCACATCCTCCTGCGAAAAAGCAACGTTAAGAACCTGCTTAAGAACATCTTCAGCCTTCATTCTCTGCAGCTTTTTACCATGATATCTTCAttactttattattttttgtagccTCTTGTTGCACATTTAAGATTCATTTACCTGGAATTATATTTTCGCAACTACTATTTACCTTGGattgtttcttttgttcataAAAAAATATCTTATGGTATTATTTTTTCAAGTATTTCTCTTCAGTTTTATAGTATATATATTATAGTCTTATGTTGATTTAGTTTAATTGTACATTTCCTTCAGTTTTCACTGTAAATTTTGAATGTTTGCGAAGATTCAAATTTAAATgtacaggatgtaaccagtttcatcctgcctattctggaaaaaatgagatttttggccaggatgtaactggtttcatccttcacATTCTGACAGAAGTACTATTTTTTCTAACCTGCACACTCTGAAAACAGTTTATATACAGGCTAGGATGTAagcagtttcatccaagcctGGTTACATTCTGACAAGAATTGCAATTTTATACAGGcttggatgtaaccagtttcatccaagcctgGTTACATTATGACAAAAAATTGCAGTTTTATACAGGCTaggatgtaaccaatttcatccaagcctggttacattctgataaaaaaatcttttttcaacCTGCAAATTTAATCATTTATGGCTAACATATTCAAACACAACTATCATGAAATTGAAGTATAGGCATTTTTCAGTAAAAAAGTTCATATTTTAATTAAGACGAATCCACGGATCACAAATTTATGCAAAGACAtagtccaacaaaaaaaaaagtacttcCGTATGAACTACATTAATAAAAATTTTCTAAACAACCTAAACACATCAAACTTTCCAGCAGCTATTTTCTCTGGCTTGTCTTCATCCATTTCGGCACCCACATCATCCACATTCCCTGTGCTAGACTCACCACTCACGCTCACATCATGCTTTTTCTTGGATTTTCTTTTAGCACCGGCACTCTTCTTACTCTCCTTGCTACTGCTTCCTGCaacaattttgatgaaaccagttaaGTCATattttaaatctgtggatgatacTCAATTACATCCCATCTTTAATGCTAGATGAAAATCATTTTCTGCAGGTATCAGATGAAACCCAGTTACATCCTATATATAATAGTTAGATGAAACCAAGTTTATGCAGGTATCAGATGAAACCCACTTACATCCTATATATTATACATGTTAACATGGTCTGAAGAAGGCAAAGAAAAGGAGTTTACGCTGTTATTAGTCCCATAATCACACCAAATTAAGACCACCAAAATATGCAAACCACCAAACACTTCCTAACACCAAATTAAGACCAACGATTAGTTCAGTTTCATCGTGTTTACCCCAGTTACATCCTAACTTAAACTGAGATGTTTAGTTTAGTTTTTACAAAATGAATCAACTTATATTGTCTACATCCTAACTATACAGATTTAATCCATCATCTGAAATTAGTCTACATCCTAAATACACCATTACAGTATGATGTTATTAGTCCCATAATCATTAAATTTAATACCACCAACAGATCAGTTACATCCTAACTTAAAGTTTAATGAAAACCAGTTTCAAACACCTGGTGAGCATCACTTCGTAACCAAATGCAAACCCAATTTCATGCAATCCATCCAAAACATAACCAGATTCAATCCATAACATAGATTTTCATACAACAACCAAATTAAATCATGATATAATTTATTACCAAAATTCACAACATACAATACTATCATGCTAATAGTCTTATATTCAATATAAGATGTATCTTCAAACCTGAactaaactggtttcatccagttttaaTCTGCTGAAAAAATATACACTGCAGATTAacactggatgaaaccagttccatCCTGGTTAAACCTGCTGAAACAATTTGGATAACCAGATGACCCAATTTCACTTCAACCAATTTCACAGTGGAAATACTTAAATAACCAGATGCAAACCAGTTTCATAGCCAAAAGATACtaattgaaatgaaaataaaacaagcaattcaacacattaatctactgaaatgaaaataataacaaccagttcaacaatttaatcatgcaattctgaaattaagaacaaaacagagttagggtttgaaaacttACGAGTTCTAGGAGACATTCTGTAGATCgattgaaaccctaactcttccaatacactgaaatgcttgaaaccctaattctcagaaACCCCTCTTGTAGTGTTGATGGTGTTTAACAGACggtggatgaaaccaatttctggTAGAGTTGATGGTGCTGAACCggttgatgaaactgatttctgtTAGTGATGATTTGTTAGTAGACGGTGGAGGAAATcgatttggtattttctggtgacgATGAAGATGAACGTCGGTGGTTTGAAAACTCACAGAGTTTTGTGTTTGGAAACTCACAGAGttttttgagaagatgaagatgagagtTGGTTGTTCTGGTTTTTGTTAAAGAGTGCGATGGTTTTGATGAAGAGAAGGAGAACGTGCTGGACGAACGGTTACAAAAGGGTAGTAAGGTCTCTCCACATTAAAAGATTCTTCTGGTTATTTGACCCAGGCCTGATTCCTACCTGTCCATAAGGCCCAGAAAAAGTTCtcttttggctatatagcccatttcctGTATTAAAAGATTAGAGTAAGCAAAATCATCCATTGTCCAAATTTTTCGGAAAAGATTTTGAACTCGCAGTGGGAGTTCAAGGAAGAATTCGCAGCATCACAGCCGTCAAATGATGGAAATATGACATCACCTAATCAAAAATTTAACCACAATTATCTTTAATAAAGATACATAATATATTTAGAAATCTAATTATATAACTGTGGTTAAATCATGATGTTACATCTCCACATCCAATGGCTTTTGATGCTGGGAATTCATGTTGCgagttcaaaattttttccaaGATTAATGGCGTAATTTTTCAAAGCAGCTACTGTTAAGACAAAAGTCACTGATGGAAATGAAGAAGAATTGCAGTTAATAAATGCTTAATCTTTCTGATGGTTTAATTAAGATAGATCTATGGTTTTACACAAACTTGATTTGCATAGTTCTAAgttctaattaaaattttatttgaTAAATGTAGGGTACACTATGTTCGCAATGTAGATTGAGACTTCTAATTCTCTTTGTCGATACACATTTACATCGTTAGCTTCTAATTGACGACAACAATCAAGTTCAATAATTCACGGTATTAACTAGTAAATTTCTAATGATCACCAAACTTATAATCACTGCCACAAGGGTTCTggtgttaatgattatgtgaGAGTTTGATGTTCATATTTTTTTCATGGTATGTATCTCGTTACGAAAGAAAATTTCGTATTATGGCCATGTTTCTAACAAGCTGATTAGCAGAAGTAGTTTTTTTTGTTGAACTTTTTTTGATTCGTGGGAACTGTGAAtagggagggagggagggagggagggagggaggaAGAAGAAAGGGCTAAAACTTTGAAAAAGAAGGATAACGTGGGgtccataaaaataaaatataaaaggaATCTCCAGATCACAGAGGTACCTGAGGAAAAAATACGCATTTATTTGAGTAATTTTTCAAATAAAACAATTTACTTTTCCGAAACAAGTGAGTAGAGAATCAAGAAAATAGTACTTTTCCAAAGCCAAATAATATCTATTATACCCTGCTAACTTGTATACCCGTCTACTCTACTAGTAGCAGAGTATTTTAGTTGGTTTGACATTCATATAGATATATGGAAAATCATACCCTCTTCATTTTTTAATGGAAAATATTTAGTTCCCGCACTGCTAGATCAAACATGATCTAGCAGCATTTAAGCCACACAGTTGGCTACTTTTGACGTCACTTAACTCTCAGGTTAACCACAGTTGGCTATTTCAGTTTCTACTTATTTTAGTTGCAGTTACCATCTCGTGATTGTACAAAATAATTTCATTTGTTTTTAATTGGCAATGGATTATACAGTTTGCATGAGTTTTTCCTTTCTCGTCTTCTTATTTTCATCTCACATATCACCAAAACTAAACAAAACAGAATCAAACAAGTTTGATGAACCACTATCACCGGTATGATAATCACAATGTTTGTGGTGGTGACTGGTGATGGTACTTTTTGCTCTgtgaatttgatgatgatgaatttgtcGACTTTCCTGTAAAATTCGGTCAAAATTTATATATTGTTTCATGATCAGTACACAAAATCAATCGGCACTTAACCATTATTTAACTAAATACCCAATTAGTATttcctaaattagttggtatcCAAACGTTACGTACTATTGTTAACGGGTTATGTATGTTTTCCGGCGCGGAATATATGATTGAGGGTAGGGATGAACAGAAACCGAACCGATAACCGTAACCGCACCGATAACCGCATAACCGAACcgtaaccgcaccgaaccgataATCCAACGGTCGGTGACGGTTTTCATTTTAATAACCGTTAGATCTACGGTTCGGTGTACGGTTTTACCCATAACCGCAAGATAACCGCACCGAAAAACCGATTAATAGGGACCGTCGATTAGTTTTTATCTTGATTAATCCTAGCCGTCTAGATTAAAGCCTACACCATATATATTtcggaaccctaattttttcagAAGTTTTCATCTCGTTCTCTTCTTCAGTTCTTCTCGGCTCTCGCTGGTCTGAAACCCCAGTCGCCTCCACCACCAGTAGAACCACCACTTTGATCTTTTAAACCACCTCCATCAAGAGCACCACCACCTCCTTGGCTCTATCTAGTAAGTAAATAGATCCCCTGTTCTATTTCTCATTCTCGtttcgattgatttgtttgtttttcaatttctaggttttttttttaattattcttctgttaggacttagagtttctttcttcgaaatggtttgcttgttgttttgtgtttatcatcttttgtcaattcttatttttctgattacagtcatgggttttttattttaggttttggttgagTTGAGGGGAGGAACTCAAGAAGGAGTCTGAAAGATATTATCATTCAGTTTGAGTTAAGGG
Coding sequences within:
- the LOC113332030 gene encoding chloride channel protein CLC-c-like, translating into MDRADNNGIDIESEVLPIDGKEIVRNGSDLFDKDMIREPLLRKRTNTTSQIALIGANVCPIESLDYEIVENDLFKQDWRSRKKLQIFQYIVLKWTLALLIGLATGLVGFFNNLAVENIAGFKLVLTSDLMLKQKFYQAFVAYAGCNVVLAIAAAVLCAYVAPAAAGSGIPEVKAYLNGVDAHSILAPSTLFVKIFGSIFGVAGGFVLGKEGPMVHTGACIANLLGQGGSRKYHLTWTWLRYFKNDRDRRDLITCGAAAGVAAAFRAPVGGVLFALEEAASWWRGALLWRTFFTTAVVAVVLRGFILFCRNGNCGLFGEGGLIMFDVSSSITSYSTADLLVVLLLGVVGGLFGSLYNYLVDKVLRTYSIINEKGPHYKVLLVIIISLLTSCCSYGLPWFGSCTPCPDGLKEQCPTIGRSGNYKNFQCPPGHYNDLASLFLNTNDDAIRNLFSSGTENEFYLSSLFVFFFAIYGLGIITYGIAIPSGLFIPVILAGSSYGRLIGTLLGSICDLDPGLFALLGAASFLGGTMRMTVSICVILLELTNDLLMLPLVMLVLLISKTVADSFNKGVYDQILVLKGLPFMESHLEPYMKHLVARDVVSGPLMTFSSVEKVGNIMHVLRMTRHNGFPVIDEPPFVEAPELCGLVLRSHLVVLLNGKKFTKERILCREGILRKFDAFDFAKAGSGKGLKVEDLDISPEEMDMYVDLHPITNSSPYTVVETMSLAKAAVLFRQLGLRHLCVVPKTPGRPPISGLLTRHDFMPEHIMDLYPHFNPRRKLSNRS
- the LOC113331892 gene encoding serine carboxypeptidase 3-like, yielding MESDYEKINQRLPEFERTIQACAVEGEVECLRAYSTCNSIFNSILNIAGDINYYDIRKQCEGSLCYDFSNLEKFLNLKSVRQALGVGNIEFISCSPTVYSEMQADWMKNLEVGIPSLLNDGIQLLAYAGEYDLICNWLGKCPIVLNSEFHFL